DNA sequence from the Centropristis striata isolate RG_2023a ecotype Rhode Island chromosome 17, C.striata_1.0, whole genome shotgun sequence genome:
CTCCCCCAAAGGTGTATATGGTAAACGGACATCTTTCCCTATGCTAAGTGCTGTATGTATAGTCGCTGCATTTAAATTGTATGCTGCTATTCCTGTGGGAGCTGTCAACAACACACAAGTGTCGTCTGGCTGAGGACACACACTTGATAACAACCTAATTGCCTCAAATTGAAGAGCCTTTATTAAATGGCTCTTTCCTGTCCCTGCACCCCCtgtaatgaaaacatgaaatcacCTTGTGTAAACACCACTGTCTAACCTGATAAAAAATCCTCATCTGTGTTTCATTTAGAGATCGAAGCAACGCCAGACCGTCACTTCTACACAAGACATTGTTCTTCTTTTCCAAATGAACAACTTTCTCCCTATTCACTGATAAATCTGGTATATTTTCCTGCTGCTCATCATCAACCCTATCTTTATCATGCCTACCTATCTGCTCATACTCCTGTCCATCTCCCGCACTGGGCACAGCTCACACCACGCATCCTCTAACACACCTTCCCTATCAACAGCCTCCTGAATATCATCTAACTCATCTGCATCCTTTTCAAACTTGCTCCTATTTACATCAACAACTGCCTTAACCACATGTAACAATCCATCACCTAACCTTACACTGCCAGTATTATAAAAGTCCTCATAGGTCTCAAACCCTGGAGGCTTCAGCTGCCCATCTGTGCGATATGGCAGAAACAACTGCAGAAGACTCTGATGAAATAATTCTGGGTTATTGGTCTGTGAAAAGCGCACGTAATGAAAAACTGCAGGTTGCGTACGTGTTCTTCTCAACACATAACCACAatcacttctacataacaatatttcataaagccccgccccttatactttatccacgccccctttcataaaatgaccacattgcatactttacataactcctccgacagatttaatccaattgacttcaaacttggtcagtaccatcacaagacCTTGGGGGACACAACTTATCAagacctttactgaccttcacaatatgtgggtgTGTCATTGCGGCAAAATacggcatctcgccataacacaccagcCTGTATTACTTggccatacattgtccaatctgtcccaaattacTCACAcctgattagggtccagccctgaacacacccacatgtcaatattgacacacagtcatatcGACCCCCGCTGGCTagaggaagtaacatgtttccCACCTAGTCCGAGCAGAGTAGTAGGAGAAACGCCATTTGCTACGCATAGGGACTTAGCCCATAGGGAATGAGCCCACAGCGCCACGCCCGACGTGGCCGcgcccgacgtgccctcccccgacggctccactctgctcggtcccgttcagtcctgcttacAGGCctagttagggcctcggggcaatcgcaccgagcactggtcccatacagcaatagctgtagggaccagtgctcggggcaaagccgcaatttcgtcccgctacaaattatatatcaaaacgtgcggtttgatcgggatcggtgtgctattacttttctctacggaatatgaaaaactgcccaaaattttgcattgaaatgaatgggacggccaaaagaaaatgagcaaaaaagaacattaattgaagatttttaaacgtctacttctccggcataatttcacctagagactccatttaaactttaaacagtagacacaagtcttttgtattggtgtattactttgtgtttcgataggtcatatagttttttatcaatcccagttcaatgaccatgatcatttttggagaaattctgagattataatgggtgtgtattgcacggaatgttcgtgtcagagtgtgtgatgtcatcgctcacagtgtagagggagaggtaaaactgtcaaaaaataaatttgaaaactgcactccaggccgcaaattccactctacagaaataatttatacatagaaatgtaggaaaatttgtcttctcactcacaatcctctggtaaagctgtcagagttataatttgggcgtacgacgcaaagatgcgccaccaaaaccaccaacagcctcattgggtcccatattaaaaacgcaggaagatttcggaaaaagtgagatttaactgttttttagatcgctctaacaaagctattttttcatttttcttaaaaaaaaaaaacatatgtagaggttcaggaagaactcaggacgctcaaagtgaagtcggatcaatgataggcattatggttttgccaaaaatgctttctgttcgaggccagaaatttcactctgcccacctctggctgctttcactctgccagaagattccacagctgttaattccgttgattgctctgctctgattggtcgaccccacgctttgatgttttgatgtgattacagttacagatacacgcacgcacacacacactggtcatttaatgtaataacagttaaagatacacgcatgcacacacacaatggtcatttaatgtaatatcagttaaagatacacgcacacacacacacacacacacacacactggtcatttaatgtaataacagttaaagatacacgcacgcacacacacactggtcatttaatgtaatatcagttaaagatacacgcacgcacacacacacactggtcatttaatgttataacagttaaagatacacgcacgcacacacacactggtcatttaatgtaataacagttaaagatacacacacaatggtcttttaatgtaatatcagttaaagatacacgcacacgcacacacacacacactggtcatttaatgtaataacagttaaagatacacgcacgcacacacacactggtcatttaatgtaacaacagttaaacagttgctcaaaattttgcattgaaatgaatgggacggccgacaaaaaatgagcgaaaaagaacaatcattggagatttttaaacgtctacttctccggcataatttcacctagagactccatttaaactttaaacagtagacacaagtcttgtgtattggtgtattactccacatttcgataggccatatagttttttatatatccctgttcaatgaccatgataatttttggagaaattctgagattataatgggtgtgtattgcacggaatgttcatgtcagagtgtgtgatgtcatcgctcagagtgtagagggagaggtaaaactgtcaaaaaataaattttaaaactgcactccaggccgcaaattccactctacagaaataatttatacatagaaacgtaggaaaatttgtcttctcactcacaatcctctggtaaagctgtcagagttatagtttgggcgtacgacgcaaagatgcgccaccaaaaccaccaacagcctcattggctcccatattaaaaacgcaggaagatttcggaaaaaggcaaaaaaccctgtttttttagatcgctctaaaaaagctattttttcatttttctttaaaaaaacccatatgtagacgttcaggaaaaactcaggacactcaaagtgaagtcggatcaatgataggtattatggttttgccaaaaatgctttctgttcgagaccagaaatttcagtctgtccacctctgctggcactatgccggaacaggtgtcgttatttctgttgattgctttgatctgattgcctttgatctttgatgtgattacagttacagatacacacacacacacacgcgcgtaaGCATGCACattcctcacacatgcatacacatgcttcaaacacatgcacgcacgcacacacacacacacacacagtaactttatgtgattttaattacacacacacacacacacacacacacacatttacatttacatttagcagacgctatCCAAAGCGACTcaaggaagagtaaaaacaaacaaacacacacacacacacacacacacacacacacactttgaggttaaagggcataattttaaatctctgaagaatctcatcatagtgtacacacaccggcagtagcccccgtggccctttcaaaatttccccagaggaaattttctagttattattgttataatgtgttgttattattatgatgatgtttattattattattattattattattattgttattagtaataataataataaaaataatattaataatattcatgcattcattttaatttattacaaaaattaggtaATAATTGTAGTAATATTGTATAATTATTCAGTCCAGTGATAGCccttatacaaaatataatataatataatataataataataataataataataataatgtattgttattattattataataatcttttttattaataaatgaacaaaaaataaataataataataatatttgcattcatttttatttattaaaaaaatgtaataattaaaataataatgtataactaTTCAGCCCTGTGATAGCCCTTACACATACTATATTAGATAAATATTATTTGGAGttgtttggatgtctttgtGATTCACgttggtgtttttatttaatttctttttcatcGTGTTtcgttgttttttgttttgatgttttctgaTGATTTCTTGTTGTCACTCTCTGATGAAATCTTTTTTATATGTAAGTTCCACTTCactacttttatattttaaagataTTAATTAACATAAGTATTATAAAAAGATTAATCGATAtataaaattaacagtagatgTGGATCttattgtctttctttcttctcccaCATTTTATCTATtgtacaattacattttttttgcattaggaaaaatattttttctgcaaCTTTCATCATgaaaatttaaaacatttaatacaGTTGAAAAACGAATTatattgtttaataaaaaataataatgataacactAATGATAatattggatttaaaaaaataaatattgtaaagaaaaatgtttactaaaaacaatcaaaaataataatatataataacaattaattaatagataaatagtaattaaataataaaataaaatacatttcaaattaaaatttcaaattagtttttttctcccagtaaaaacaaaataataacaataatacagaCAACATGACTCTGGTGgagtttctcttttattttgttacatcTTGCAGTCAGACTGCAGCTggtccacacatacacacacgcacagttctGCTGGCTGTGTTGTAGCCAGGGATCTGAGATCAGAGGTCATCAGCAGGATATCTACCtgtctttagttagtaaagttTTCTGACGGAGAACCAGGTGTccctggaggtcagaggtcagagatcAGGGATCAGAGGTCATGATATCTAGCAGCCCAGTCCACTGATGGAGCCGATGCGGTCCATCTTCATCCCGAAGCAGCCACGGCCGCCCGTCATCGACTTCCGGCTCCGCCTCCTCATCTTGGAGCGCCGCTGTAGGAAGTCCAGGAAGAACCGCGGCACCGCCTCCCGCCCTGCGCCGCCGCTCACCACTAATCCCCCGGggcgagaggaggagggggtggggCGTCCAGCAGAGCcctctgtgatgtcatcagaggTGGGAGGGCCCATGATGAGGGAGGAGAGGTGAGAGCCAAACAGAGAGTGTAAGacctgagacagagagagacagagagtcgCCACAGTTACTGAAAACTGAAGTTATATAGAaaaagcctctcctgtcctctcctctctgctctatgtaaacatcctcttctgtcctctcctttctgctctgtgtaaacagcctctcttgtcctgtcctctcctctctgctctgtgtaaacagcctctcctgtcctctcctctctgctctgtgtaaacagattctcagtcaatatttgtcacgtgactgttggtctcagcagaatcaatcatgtcttcacagtatctctgaggagcagactgtttaaagtttaaatggagtctctaggtgaaattatgccggagaagtagacgtttaaaaatctccaattattgttctttttcgctcatttttttcggccgtcccattcatttcaatgcaaaattttgggcagtttttcgcgacttatgaggaagaagaagaaattcacagtataacagtagtgctcggtgcgattgccccgtggccctaatgatgatgatgatgatgatgatgatgaagatgaagatgaggatgaggatgaggatgaggatgatgatgatgatgataatgatgatggtCTTCACTGACCTGTTTGTCGTTTCGTTGAGGTGAcggtctggactctgtggcgAGGGCGAGGAAGAGAAGTAGAGCAACAA
Encoded proteins:
- the nppcl2 gene encoding C-type natriuretic peptide 2; this encodes MASSSSFSCVVALLLFLALATESRPSPQRNDKQVLHSLFGSHLSSLIMGPPTSDDITEGSAGRPTPSSSRPGGLVVSGGAGREAVPRFFLDFLQRRSKMRRRSRKSMTGGRGCFGMKMDRIGSISGLGC